One Pseudodesulfovibrio cashew DNA window includes the following coding sequences:
- a CDS encoding cation-transporting P-type ATPase produces METLLNRFWHHLDVDEVARILDTDGDKGLDVFEVEQRLERFGENVISAKKERTAFERFLLQFHQPLVYILIAAGLVTAYLGEWVDSLVILGVVLVNAMVGYLQEAKAVKALDSLSSSMSVEATVLRAGETVRLSASGIVPGDLVLLRSGDKVPADVRIIAHKELRVDESTLTGESLPVGKGTEPVSSDTVLAERSCMAYAGSLVSSGQGRGLVVATGNKTEIGRISGMIEAADELETPLTRKISRFSHVLLLAILAMAAASFVLGLLRSEPATEMFMAAVALAVGAIPEGLPAAVTIILALGVSRMAGRKAIIRKLPAVETLGGTTVICSDKTGTLTENQMTVQEVNSGGSFYSVSGAGYDSEGEFFPAGEPGADKALAECMRAGLLCNDARVLSKEGRHVVEGDPTEGALIVAARKYGMRQEEENHDLPRVDELPFESEWQYMATLHERDDLRVVYVKGAVEKVIGCCSSAMDALGETVPLDERSVVEAQHAMAAKGLRVLAFARKELDPGEGLVRTDGCAGMVFLGLQGMIDPPREEARRAIAACQDAGIAVKMITGDHALTAEAIGLRLGLRGVDCTIGETCPVLTGREIADLSDAELIERVPGIPVFARVSPEQKLRLVMALQKNGYVCAMTGDGVNDAPALKQADIGIAMGITGTEVAKDAADMILTDDNFATIEAAVEEGRGVFANLVKFIAWTLPTNAGEGLVILAAILFGATLPIIPVQILWINMTTAGCLGMTLAFEPKEPGIMNRPPREPDRPLLDRTILRRIGIVSLLLLVFAFGLFEWEMFNGATLEKARTMAVNVFVSVEAFYLFNARSFRLSPFELGFASNRWVVGGFLIMLLLQLVFTYAPFMHRLFASAPLGIFDWVKIAACGLLAYGIVELDKKRSSSDI; encoded by the coding sequence ATGGAAACCCTGCTGAATAGATTCTGGCATCACTTGGACGTGGACGAAGTGGCGCGAATCCTGGACACGGACGGCGACAAAGGGCTCGATGTCTTCGAGGTCGAGCAACGGTTGGAGCGGTTCGGCGAAAACGTCATTTCGGCAAAGAAGGAACGTACCGCCTTTGAGAGGTTCCTGCTGCAGTTTCACCAGCCCCTCGTGTATATCCTGATAGCGGCCGGACTGGTCACGGCCTATCTGGGCGAATGGGTCGATTCGCTGGTTATCCTCGGCGTTGTATTGGTGAATGCCATGGTCGGCTATCTGCAGGAGGCCAAGGCCGTGAAGGCGCTCGATTCCCTGTCGAGCAGCATGTCGGTGGAGGCCACAGTGCTGCGCGCCGGAGAGACCGTCAGGCTGTCGGCTTCGGGCATCGTGCCCGGCGACCTGGTCCTGCTTCGGTCGGGCGACAAGGTGCCGGCCGATGTGCGCATCATCGCTCACAAGGAATTGCGGGTCGACGAGTCCACCCTGACAGGCGAGTCATTGCCAGTCGGCAAAGGGACCGAGCCGGTCTCCTCGGATACCGTTCTGGCGGAGCGTTCCTGCATGGCGTATGCAGGCTCCCTGGTCAGCTCGGGACAGGGGCGCGGGCTCGTCGTTGCCACCGGCAACAAGACGGAGATAGGCCGCATCTCGGGAATGATCGAGGCCGCTGATGAGCTGGAAACGCCGTTGACGCGCAAGATCAGCCGTTTCAGCCATGTCCTGTTGCTTGCCATTCTCGCCATGGCCGCCGCTTCCTTTGTGCTCGGCCTGCTTCGCTCCGAGCCGGCCACCGAGATGTTCATGGCCGCCGTGGCGCTGGCCGTGGGCGCCATCCCCGAGGGGCTGCCCGCCGCCGTGACCATCATCCTGGCGCTGGGCGTATCCAGAATGGCCGGGCGCAAGGCCATCATTCGAAAGCTGCCTGCGGTGGAGACCCTGGGGGGAACCACGGTCATCTGCTCCGACAAGACCGGAACTCTGACCGAGAACCAGATGACGGTTCAGGAGGTGAACAGCGGCGGCTCGTTCTACTCGGTTTCCGGAGCAGGGTACGACAGCGAGGGAGAGTTCTTTCCGGCCGGAGAGCCGGGGGCCGACAAAGCCCTGGCGGAGTGCATGCGGGCCGGGCTGCTCTGCAATGACGCGCGCGTCTTGAGCAAGGAAGGGCGGCACGTCGTCGAAGGCGACCCCACCGAAGGGGCGCTTATCGTCGCTGCCCGCAAATACGGCATGCGGCAGGAAGAGGAAAACCACGACCTCCCGCGTGTGGACGAGTTGCCCTTCGAGTCCGAGTGGCAGTACATGGCCACCCTGCACGAGCGCGATGACCTCCGCGTGGTCTATGTCAAAGGCGCAGTGGAAAAGGTTATCGGCTGCTGCAGCAGCGCCATGGACGCCTTGGGCGAGACCGTGCCTCTGGACGAGCGGTCCGTTGTCGAGGCCCAGCACGCCATGGCAGCCAAGGGGCTCCGTGTGCTTGCCTTTGCCCGCAAGGAGTTGGACCCCGGCGAGGGGCTCGTTCGGACGGACGGTTGCGCGGGGATGGTCTTCCTCGGGCTGCAGGGGATGATCGATCCTCCCAGGGAAGAGGCCCGGCGCGCTATCGCTGCCTGCCAGGACGCGGGGATCGCCGTCAAGATGATCACCGGGGATCACGCCCTGACGGCAGAGGCCATCGGGCTGAGGCTCGGGCTGAGAGGCGTTGATTGCACCATCGGCGAGACCTGTCCGGTACTGACAGGCAGGGAAATCGCCGACTTGAGCGACGCCGAGCTCATTGAGCGGGTGCCCGGTATCCCGGTATTTGCTCGGGTTTCGCCCGAGCAGAAGCTCCGTTTGGTCATGGCGTTGCAGAAAAACGGGTATGTCTGCGCCATGACCGGCGACGGCGTGAATGACGCCCCGGCATTGAAGCAGGCGGACATCGGCATTGCCATGGGCATCACCGGCACCGAGGTCGCCAAGGATGCCGCCGACATGATTCTGACCGACGACAACTTCGCTACCATCGAGGCCGCGGTGGAGGAAGGGCGCGGAGTTTTCGCCAACCTGGTGAAGTTCATCGCTTGGACGCTGCCAACCAATGCGGGGGAGGGATTGGTCATTCTCGCCGCGATCCTGTTCGGCGCCACGCTGCCCATCATTCCCGTCCAGATTCTCTGGATCAACATGACCACGGCGGGCTGCCTGGGCATGACGCTCGCCTTTGAGCCCAAGGAGCCGGGCATCATGAATCGTCCGCCTCGCGAGCCGGACCGGCCGCTTCTGGACAGGACGATTCTCCGTCGGATCGGCATTGTCAGCCTTTTGCTGCTTGTGTTCGCCTTTGGTCTGTTCGAGTGGGAGATGTTCAACGGCGCGACGCTGGAAAAGGCGCGAACCATGGCGGTCAACGTGTTCGTAAGCGTGGAGGCTTTCTACCTCTTCAACGCCAGGTCCTTCCGGCTGTCGCCGTTCGAACTGGGGTTCGCCAGCAATCGGTGGGTTGTCGGAGGCTTTCTGATCATGCTGTTGCTGCAGCTTGTTTTCACCTATGCGCCGTTCATGCACCGGCTGTTCGCCAGCGCACCGCTGGGAATTTTCGATTGGGTGAAAATCGCTGCCTGCGGGCTTCTGGCCTACGGCATAGTCGAATTGGACAAGAAGCGAAGCTCGTCCGACATTTAG
- a CDS encoding universal stress protein: MFKKVLLYAGSSIDGSLIAHADDFCDRAGAELTTLNIFEQPSSPVSDYFTSHHIDLHNIVIEGYESRLKQETVEQGIRTDIKREVRWGKDFVEAIRMVREGGYDLLISASQQDDGPPDGTAMHLMRKCPCPVWIHRGHLWKGAIRILVALNTSAPSEENRRLNRKILEHGSRLNDILRGHLHVITCWSGYMESMLSGPRFGEKEKNDYLQYEREKAGEELQTLLDSLGLTDKVKTKILHGNPDRLIPHYADEQKMDIVVIGSVARTGIPGMLVGNTAEKIVANLKDSILVIKPDDFISPVS; the protein is encoded by the coding sequence ATGTTCAAAAAGGTACTCCTGTATGCAGGCTCCTCCATTGACGGCTCCCTGATCGCACATGCAGACGACTTCTGTGATCGGGCGGGAGCCGAACTGACCACTCTCAACATATTCGAACAGCCATCCAGCCCCGTGTCGGATTACTTCACATCCCACCACATAGACCTCCACAATATCGTGATCGAGGGATACGAGTCACGGCTGAAGCAGGAAACGGTAGAACAGGGCATACGAACCGACATCAAACGGGAAGTCCGCTGGGGCAAGGATTTCGTCGAGGCCATACGTATGGTCCGCGAAGGCGGGTACGATCTGCTGATCTCGGCGTCGCAACAAGACGATGGCCCGCCGGACGGGACGGCCATGCACCTCATGCGCAAGTGTCCCTGCCCCGTCTGGATTCATCGCGGCCACCTCTGGAAAGGAGCCATCCGAATCCTCGTAGCGCTCAACACCTCCGCTCCATCCGAGGAGAACCGAAGGCTGAACAGAAAGATACTGGAGCACGGAAGCCGCCTGAACGATATCCTGCGAGGCCATCTGCACGTGATCACCTGTTGGTCGGGCTACATGGAATCCATGCTCTCCGGCCCACGCTTCGGGGAAAAGGAAAAAAACGACTACCTGCAATACGAGCGGGAAAAAGCCGGGGAAGAGCTCCAAACGCTCCTCGATTCGCTGGGGCTCACGGACAAGGTGAAGACAAAGATCCTGCACGGGAATCCGGACAGGCTCATCCCCCACTACGCCGACGAGCAGAAGATGGATATCGTGGTTATCGGCAGTGTGGCCAGGACAGGCATCCCCGGGATGCTGGTCGGCAACACCGCCGAAAAGATCGTGGCCAACCTCAAGGATTCGATCCTTGTGATCAAACCTGACGACTTCATTTCACCGGTGAGCTAG
- a CDS encoding carbonic anhydrase produces the protein MRDIKRFIAGFKDFRDEYFCREDSPFCKLREGQTPTTMVIACSDSRTDPSLIMQCEPGEIFVVRNVANIVPPYESDAGYHGVSSAIEYAVKHLNVANIIVLGHSSCGGIDTLMKDDAAEDSEFINRWLSVMKPVRDRVVEHFGEVNKKSCTACEMAGILRSVENLMTFPWIAERVAQGTLDLHGWYFDMDSGQLLSYLQQTKAFEPLTYPCPKLDSEDAPASETSSPVK, from the coding sequence ATGAGGGACATCAAACGGTTCATTGCGGGTTTCAAGGATTTTCGAGATGAATATTTCTGTCGGGAGGATTCCCCGTTCTGCAAGTTGCGGGAGGGCCAGACCCCGACCACCATGGTCATCGCGTGCAGCGACTCGCGGACGGACCCCTCGCTCATCATGCAGTGCGAGCCGGGCGAAATCTTCGTGGTGCGAAACGTCGCCAATATCGTGCCGCCCTACGAGTCCGACGCCGGTTACCACGGCGTCTCCTCTGCCATTGAATACGCGGTAAAGCACCTCAATGTAGCCAACATCATCGTTCTCGGCCACAGCTCCTGCGGCGGCATCGACACGCTGATGAAGGACGACGCCGCCGAGGACAGCGAGTTCATCAACCGCTGGCTGTCCGTGATGAAGCCGGTGCGCGACCGGGTGGTGGAACATTTCGGCGAGGTGAACAAGAAGTCCTGCACGGCCTGCGAAATGGCCGGGATTCTCCGTTCCGTGGAGAACCTCATGACCTTTCCCTGGATTGCCGAGCGCGTGGCCCAGGGAACGCTCGACCTGCACGGCTGGTATTTCGACATGGATAGCGGCCAGCTGCTCAGCTACCTGCAGCAGACCAAGGCGTTCGAGCCCCTGACCTACCCTTGCCCCAAGCTGGATTCGGAAGACGCGCCAGCCTCGGAGACTAGCTCACCGGTGAAATGA
- a CDS encoding MBL fold metallo-hydrolase, which produces MNGNIDITLVANAGVLIEHNGIGLLVDGMHSEEGPFSKVPGADLELMRRGQEPFANLDYILFTHEHPDHLTPGLVLNHVRQRPVKGLFLPNERHGSQTLGSLLEYAEEQAVPHRTMSLEPGETREFKLSGDLSVTAIGTRHMGPQYQAVRNDCLLLSLEGMNLLFTGDADHVAAYYELPLRGVTLDAVFVNPLFFHNADGQAIINEIFQPRHVIVYHMPFPEEDTMRFTALVDNDIRKHARPGIQAHALNQPRQRIRLLPDSGVTRNNR; this is translated from the coding sequence ATGAACGGCAATATCGACATCACCCTCGTGGCCAACGCCGGAGTCCTGATCGAGCACAACGGCATCGGCCTGCTCGTGGACGGCATGCACAGCGAGGAAGGGCCGTTCAGCAAGGTCCCGGGAGCCGACCTGGAGCTCATGCGGCGCGGCCAGGAGCCGTTCGCCAATCTCGACTATATCCTGTTCACCCATGAACATCCGGATCACCTCACGCCGGGACTCGTTCTGAACCATGTTCGGCAACGCCCGGTCAAGGGGCTGTTCCTCCCCAACGAGCGCCATGGTTCGCAAACCCTGGGCAGCCTGCTTGAATATGCCGAGGAGCAGGCCGTGCCCCACCGGACCATGAGCCTGGAACCGGGCGAAACGCGGGAGTTCAAACTGTCCGGAGACTTGTCGGTAACCGCCATCGGCACCCGGCACATGGGGCCGCAATACCAGGCCGTGCGCAACGACTGCCTGCTCCTGTCCCTGGAAGGCATGAACCTGCTCTTCACCGGGGATGCGGACCACGTCGCAGCCTATTACGAACTCCCCCTCCGGGGCGTGACTTTGGATGCCGTCTTCGTGAACCCGCTCTTCTTCCACAACGCGGACGGGCAGGCCATCATCAATGAAATATTCCAGCCCCGCCACGTGATCGTCTACCACATGCCGTTCCCGGAGGAGGACACCATGCGCTTCACCGCCCTGGTCGACAACGACATCCGCAAGCACGCACGGCCGGGGATTCAGGCCCACGCCCTCAACCAGCCGCGACAACGGATTCGCCTCTTGCCGGACTCCGGCGTTACCAGAAACAACCGCTAA